In Dama dama isolate Ldn47 chromosome X, ASM3311817v1, whole genome shotgun sequence, one genomic interval encodes:
- the LOC133051726 gene encoding small nuclear ribonucleoprotein E-like translates to MAYRGQGQKVQKVMVQAINLIFRYLQNRWRIQVWLYEQVNMRIEGCITGFDEYMNLVLDDAEEIHSKTKSRKQLHRIMLKGDNITLLQSVSN, encoded by the coding sequence ATGGCGTACCGGGGCCAGGGCCAGAAGGTGCAGAAGGTGATGGTGCAGGCCATCAATCTCATCTTCAGATACTTGCAAAATAGATGGCGGATTCAGGTGTGGCTTTATGAGCAAGTGAATATGCGGATAGAGGGCTGTATCACTGGTTTTGATGAGTATATGAACCTTGTATTAGATGATGCAGAAGAGATTCATTCTAAAACAAAGTCAAGAAAACAACTGCATCGGATCATGCTAAAAGGAGATAACATTACTCTGCTCCAAAGTGTCTCCAACTAG